The following are encoded together in the Candidatus Margulisiibacteriota bacterium genome:
- a CDS encoding DUF763 domain-containing protein, producing MIDRGIATFTLDTGKCPKWLFDRMVLLGREMMEVIIEEHGSGEFIKRIGDPVWFQSLGTVLAFDWNASGLTTILTAALKEAIRGMEGRLGLFICGGKGKTSRKTPEEIRSWAERLSLPDKRGENLVYNSKMAAKVDSSLIQDGFQIYHHAFFFSCGGAWAVVQQGMNTQNATARRYHWYSEKITDLVCEPHSGIASQVKVPALDLTAKNSTKNRALSTELVRGGFNTLMKDIELLRRHYSEYSKMVSFKHRGEKTTLLKLPDREFEHHPVENEDFSKSKYLEKILFKLCDEKPASYEELLSKEGVGPKTIRALSLVSEVIYGANASYEDPARYSFAHGGKDATPYPVDRPTYDSTIEFFSKVVKKTKLSRCDRARMLDNLRS from the coding sequence ATGATCGACCGCGGCATCGCCACTTTTACTCTTGATACGGGAAAATGCCCCAAATGGCTCTTTGACAGGATGGTTCTCCTTGGAAGAGAGATGATGGAGGTCATCATAGAGGAGCACGGCAGCGGGGAGTTCATAAAAAGGATAGGGGATCCCGTCTGGTTCCAGTCGCTTGGCACGGTACTTGCGTTTGATTGGAACGCTTCCGGGCTGACCACGATACTCACTGCCGCACTGAAGGAAGCGATCAGAGGTATGGAAGGACGGCTCGGGCTTTTTATCTGCGGCGGCAAAGGTAAAACCTCCAGAAAGACCCCGGAAGAGATACGGAGCTGGGCGGAGCGCCTGAGCCTTCCTGACAAAAGAGGTGAGAACCTGGTCTACAACTCAAAGATGGCGGCCAAGGTGGACAGCTCTCTTATCCAGGACGGCTTTCAGATATATCACCACGCTTTTTTCTTTTCCTGCGGCGGGGCCTGGGCGGTGGTACAGCAGGGTATGAACACGCAGAATGCCACCGCGCGCAGGTACCACTGGTATTCCGAAAAGATAACAGACCTGGTATGCGAGCCGCACTCCGGCATCGCCAGCCAGGTCAAAGTTCCTGCCCTTGACCTGACAGCAAAAAACAGCACAAAGAACAGGGCCCTTAGCACGGAGCTTGTGCGCGGAGGGTTCAATACTTTGATGAAAGACATCGAACTGCTTCGCAGGCATTACAGCGAATACTCTAAGATGGTCTCCTTTAAACACAGGGGAGAAAAAACAACACTGCTTAAACTGCCGGACAGGGAATTTGAGCATCACCCGGTAGAGAATGAGGATTTTTCAAAGAGCAAATATCTGGAAAAGATCCTGTTCAAACTGTGCGACGAAAAGCCCGCCAGCTATGAAGAACTGCTATCAAAAGAAGGAGTCGGGCCAAAGACCATCAGAGCGCTCTCTCTGGTGTCGGAGGTGATCTACGGAGCCAATGCTTCTTACGAGGACCCCGCCAGATATTCTTTTGCTCACGGCGGCAAGGACGCTACCCCTTATCCCGTTGACCGCCCCACATATGACAGTACGATAGAATTCTTCTCTAAAGTCGTTAAAAAAACAAAACTTTCCCGCTGCGACAGGGCAAGGATGCTGGACAATCTGCGCTCATAG
- a CDS encoding thiamine pyrophosphate-dependent enzyme gives MKKMAAHNNRKNVFLSGDEAIARGAYEAGLKFAASYPGTPATEILEHLAGFDEVDSQWSVNEKIAYEVALAASIAGARSLFAAKHVGINVAMDPLMISAYTGINAGFVVVSADDPGLHSSQSEQDNRYIARFAGLPMLEPSSPYEAYMMTKEAFEMSEEYDLPVMIRITTRIAHTKENFDVSTRKDVPNKKFKVDASKYVMVPKNATVRHKELHEKLARLEKFSDSFEFNRAEMNSKRAGIITTGVSYLYCKEMYPDFSYLKIGLSNPLPKKMIRKFSETVDVIYVVEELEPFMQDQIAAMGIRPISKYKSFCLGELKPEYIPLIIEGKEKPYREQKEKRPVLCPGCPHINVFTILKKLKVTVTGDIGCYTLAYSAPFEALHTQLDMGSGATFLEGFSKILGEKIVGVIGDSTFVHSGVPGLIDMAYNKTNAVLIILDNGTTAMTGNQPHPAVGITLKGKITKKLILEDLCKACGADNVDVVACQDTEKLEELIKQRLNEKKLSVIIARQPCVLLEKRK, from the coding sequence ATGAAAAAAATGGCCGCGCATAATAATCGCAAAAATGTTTTTCTTTCGGGGGACGAAGCCATTGCCCGCGGAGCATATGAAGCAGGGCTCAAATTTGCGGCTTCCTACCCGGGTACACCTGCCACAGAGATACTGGAACACCTTGCGGGATTTGACGAAGTTGACAGCCAATGGAGCGTTAACGAGAAGATCGCTTACGAAGTAGCCCTTGCGGCTTCTATTGCAGGCGCGAGGTCGCTTTTTGCTGCCAAGCATGTCGGGATAAATGTGGCGATGGATCCCCTCATGATATCCGCATATACCGGAATAAATGCTGGTTTTGTCGTTGTTTCGGCGGATGATCCGGGGCTTCATTCCTCCCAAAGCGAACAGGATAACAGGTATATAGCCAGATTTGCCGGGCTTCCCATGCTTGAGCCTTCTTCCCCCTATGAAGCCTATATGATGACAAAAGAAGCGTTTGAGATGAGCGAAGAGTACGATCTGCCGGTAATGATAAGGATAACGACCAGGATAGCCCACACCAAAGAGAACTTTGATGTTTCAACCAGAAAAGACGTTCCCAATAAGAAGTTTAAAGTTGATGCCTCTAAATATGTGATGGTCCCTAAGAATGCCACTGTTAGGCATAAAGAACTTCATGAAAAACTGGCAAGGCTTGAAAAGTTCAGCGATTCTTTTGAGTTCAACAGGGCCGAGATGAATTCCAAACGGGCCGGAATAATAACAACCGGGGTGTCATATCTTTATTGCAAAGAGATGTATCCCGACTTTTCTTATCTTAAGATAGGTCTTTCTAACCCTCTTCCTAAAAAAATGATCAGGAAGTTCTCGGAAACGGTTGATGTCATTTATGTTGTTGAAGAGCTTGAGCCCTTTATGCAGGACCAGATCGCGGCCATGGGCATCAGGCCCATTTCAAAGTATAAGTCATTCTGCCTGGGGGAGTTAAAGCCGGAATACATCCCTTTGATAATAGAAGGAAAAGAAAAGCCATACAGAGAGCAGAAAGAAAAACGCCCCGTCCTGTGTCCAGGATGTCCTCATATAAATGTGTTTACTATCCTGAAAAAATTAAAAGTGACGGTCACCGGAGATATCGGGTGTTATACTCTGGCGTATTCCGCTCCTTTTGAAGCGCTCCATACCCAGCTTGACATGGGCAGCGGGGCGACTTTTCTTGAGGGTTTTTCAAAAATACTAGGTGAAAAAATAGTTGGGGTGATAGGTGATTCGACTTTTGTCCACTCCGGTGTTCCGGGGCTGATAGACATGGCATATAACAAAACGAACGCAGTCCTTATCATTCTTGATAACGGGACCACTGCTATGACCGGCAATCAGCCGCATCCGGCGGTCGGCATCACTTTAAAAGGAAAGATTACAAAAAAACTGATACTGGAAGACCTTTGCAAGGCCTGCGGAGCCGATAATGTTGATGTGGTTGCCTGCCAGGATACGGAGAAGCTGGAAGAACTTATCAAACAAAGATTGAACGAAAAGAAATTGTCGGTCATCATAGCAAGACAGCCGTGCGTTCTTCTGGAAAAAAGAAAATGA
- a CDS encoding NADH-dependent [FeFe] hydrogenase, group A6, producing the protein MAKIKVFINDKPYEVEDNQTIMQAADTVGFKIPRLCYHPRLSIEGACRVCIVEVYGQKNYVASCSFPVADGMKIYTETKELRRARRDIVELILDNHPQDCHTCERDSNCELQRLAYSMGIKKRHFEGERKKYQKDVSSTSVVRDPNKCILCGRCVRICSELQKVSALGHAHRGFKTVVMPAYDLPFTETVCTACGQCINVCPTAAFVEKNYTQDVFEKLDDKSLLKAVQIAPSVRAAIGEAFGLPPGTNMEKQLAAAMRKLGFDYVFDTQFGADLTIMEEASEFLERLQGKGKLPMITSCSAAWMKCMEQFHPDLIDNISTCKSPMSMMGALLKTYFPAKLKREPKEVFSVAVMCCTAKKYESARPELVVDGLRGVDTVITTREAAWMIKSVGIDLVNIKGEEFDAPLGLSSGAGAIFGTTGGVMEAAIRTAYELYTGETLVNIEVDGIRGMKGIKEGKLMMDGKEIRVAVAHGLGNAADLLDIARKEPDRFHFIEIMGCPGGCIGGGGQPYSGINSIPLDEACLAKRAQALYDLDRNKTIRRSHENPDIQRVYKDFLGRPLSPMAHKLLHTHYAKKEPRGIISRNIKAR; encoded by the coding sequence ATGGCAAAGATAAAAGTTTTTATTAACGACAAACCGTATGAGGTTGAAGACAACCAGACCATAATGCAGGCTGCCGATACGGTCGGGTTCAAAATACCGAGGCTCTGCTACCATCCGAGGCTTTCCATAGAAGGGGCCTGCCGGGTCTGTATTGTTGAGGTCTATGGACAGAAAAATTATGTGGCCTCTTGCTCTTTCCCTGTCGCCGACGGGATGAAGATCTATACCGAAACAAAGGAACTGCGCAGGGCAAGAAGGGATATAGTGGAGCTTATCCTGGACAACCATCCGCAGGACTGCCACACCTGCGAAAGGGACAGCAACTGTGAATTGCAGAGGCTTGCCTACTCTATGGGGATAAAGAAAAGGCATTTTGAGGGCGAGAGAAAGAAATACCAGAAAGATGTTTCTTCGACTTCAGTTGTAAGGGACCCCAACAAGTGCATCCTTTGCGGCAGGTGCGTGCGCATCTGCTCCGAACTGCAAAAGGTGAGCGCCTTAGGACACGCGCACAGAGGCTTTAAGACCGTTGTCATGCCCGCTTACGACCTGCCTTTTACCGAAACGGTCTGCACCGCCTGCGGGCAGTGCATAAATGTCTGTCCCACGGCCGCATTTGTGGAAAAGAACTATACGCAGGATGTTTTTGAAAAGCTTGACGACAAATCTCTTCTGAAAGCGGTGCAGATAGCGCCCTCGGTAAGGGCTGCCATTGGAGAGGCTTTTGGGCTGCCGCCCGGGACCAACATGGAAAAACAACTGGCCGCGGCAATGCGCAAGCTGGGCTTTGACTATGTTTTTGACACCCAGTTCGGAGCCGACCTTACGATAATGGAGGAAGCAAGCGAATTCCTTGAAAGGCTCCAGGGCAAAGGCAAACTGCCTATGATAACTTCCTGTTCCGCCGCTTGGATGAAATGCATGGAACAGTTCCACCCTGATCTTATAGATAACATTTCTACTTGCAAGTCGCCAATGTCAATGATGGGAGCCCTGCTTAAGACCTATTTTCCCGCAAAACTTAAAAGAGAACCAAAAGAGGTCTTCAGCGTTGCAGTAATGTGCTGTACGGCTAAAAAGTATGAATCGGCCAGACCTGAATTGGTTGTTGACGGTCTTAGAGGGGTTGATACGGTCATCACCACCAGAGAAGCTGCCTGGATGATAAAATCCGTGGGCATAGACCTAGTCAATATTAAAGGAGAGGAATTTGACGCTCCTCTGGGCCTTTCTTCCGGAGCGGGCGCGATATTCGGGACCACCGGCGGGGTTATGGAAGCCGCCATCAGGACCGCCTATGAGCTTTATACCGGGGAGACTCTCGTCAATATAGAAGTGGATGGCATAAGGGGAATGAAAGGGATCAAAGAAGGAAAACTCATGATGGACGGCAAGGAAATAAGAGTAGCGGTGGCCCACGGGCTGGGCAATGCCGCAGATCTTCTTGATATTGCCAGAAAAGAGCCCGACAGGTTCCATTTTATAGAAATAATGGGATGCCCCGGTGGTTGCATAGGCGGGGGAGGACAGCCTTATTCAGGTATCAACTCAATCCCGCTTGACGAAGCCTGTCTGGCAAAAAGAGCGCAGGCGCTTTATGACCTTGACAGGAACAAGACGATAAGACGGAGCCATGAAAATCCTGACATACAAAGGGTCTATAAGGATTTTCTCGGAAGGCCGCTTTCTCCTATGGCGCACAAACTTCTGCATACTCATTATGCCAAAAAGGAGCCGAGAGGCATAATAAGCCGCAACATAAAGGCAAGATAA
- a CDS encoding response regulator: MAGKILIVDDDMDFVEAMASILESKGYSVVSASNGTEGLAKAKEEKPDLMLLDVMMSSKTEGFDLAKNLKNEASTRDLPVIMITGIRKDMNLPFGFEPDPDYLPVAALLEKPIKPDELLKAVEANIKK, translated from the coding sequence ATGGCAGGGAAAATATTGATAGTTGATGATGATATGGATTTTGTCGAGGCTATGGCTTCGATACTTGAATCAAAAGGCTATAGCGTTGTCTCGGCCTCCAACGGAACGGAAGGCCTTGCAAAAGCCAAAGAAGAAAAGCCGGACCTCATGCTGCTTGATGTCATGATGTCAAGTAAGACCGAAGGCTTTGATCTTGCAAAGAACCTCAAGAATGAGGCCTCTACAAGGGACCTGCCGGTCATCATGATAACCGGTATCAGAAAGGACATGAACCTTCCTTTTGGTTTTGAGCCGGACCCGGACTATCTGCCGGTAGCAGCGCTTCTGGAAAAACCTATAAAGCCCGATGAACTCCTGAAAGCGGTCGAGGCGAACATAAAAAAGTAG
- the nuoE gene encoding NADH-quinone oxidoreductase subunit NuoE yields MERLKEYIEQVKKKENPESYLIAILHKAQELFGYLDRSVMDEVADSMNIPTAHIWGVATFYHYFNLKPKGKHVISVCLGTACYVKGADDVLNAIKEELKIGVGGTTEDNLFSLAEARCLGACGIAPVVMIDDKIYGELTPKKIKEIIRSYRKK; encoded by the coding sequence ATGGAAAGACTAAAAGAATACATAGAGCAGGTAAAGAAGAAAGAAAACCCGGAATCCTATCTTATAGCGATACTGCATAAAGCCCAGGAACTGTTCGGCTACCTTGACAGGTCGGTAATGGACGAAGTGGCCGATTCCATGAACATTCCCACCGCCCATATCTGGGGGGTGGCGACCTTTTACCATTACTTTAACCTTAAGCCAAAAGGCAAACATGTTATCTCCGTCTGTCTGGGCACCGCCTGTTATGTCAAAGGCGCAGATGATGTTCTAAACGCGATCAAGGAAGAGCTCAAAATAGGGGTGGGCGGCACCACCGAGGACAACCTCTTTTCGCTTGCCGAGGCAAGGTGTCTGGGGGCCTGCGGGATCGCCCCTGTCGTCATGATAGACGATAAGATCTACGGTGAACTGACGCCAAAAAAGATAAAAGAGATAATCAGGAGCTACCGCAAAAAATAG
- a CDS encoding indolepyruvate oxidoreductase subunit beta — translation MKKQETVNILFCGIGGQGVLSAAEICAKAAINDGFHAKKSEVHGMSQRGGSVESHVRYGKEVFSPLIPYAGADYLVAFQKNEGENRLGYLAQQGRDLIPLIDRAALAVTNKKLMNTFILGALSVHLGISRNSWEKAVKEVFSEKHLKENLIAFDEGRRAVQ, via the coding sequence ATGAAAAAGCAAGAGACCGTTAATATTCTGTTCTGCGGAATAGGAGGGCAGGGGGTCCTGTCAGCGGCAGAGATATGCGCAAAAGCGGCCATCAACGATGGTTTTCACGCAAAAAAATCGGAGGTCCACGGAATGTCTCAAAGGGGCGGCTCTGTTGAATCGCATGTCCGCTACGGCAAAGAGGTTTTTTCTCCGCTGATCCCGTATGCCGGAGCCGATTACCTTGTGGCTTTTCAAAAGAACGAGGGGGAGAACAGGCTGGGATACCTGGCGCAGCAGGGAAGGGATCTCATCCCGTTAATAGACAGAGCGGCCTTAGCAGTTACCAATAAAAAACTGATGAACACCTTTATCCTGGGTGCCTTGTCAGTTCACCTGGGAATAAGCCGCAACAGCTGGGAAAAAGCAGTAAAAGAGGTGTTTTCTGAAAAGCATTTAAAGGAAAACCTCATTGCTTTTGATGAGGGAAGGAGAGCGGTTCAATGA
- a CDS encoding phenylacetate--CoA ligase produces the protein MIWEERVECAEAGALKDLQSRNLKETVRYVNENSPFYRKRFDELGVKPGSINDISDITRLPFTTKEDLRDNYPFGLFSVPLRSLAEIHVSSGTTGNPTVVGYTKDDLKLWSKVVARALCCAGANPGDLIQVAYGYGLFTGGLGLHYGALEMGLVVIPASSGQTKRQLKLMEDFKPRILASTPSYALYMAEEAAEMGMDTGKSSWEIGVFGAEPWSESIRKDLEASWKMTALDIYGLSEIIGPGVAQECSYKAGLHVFSDLFYPEVIDSATGREAKEGDSGELVITTLTKKGIPLIRYRTRDIVSIDHKKCRCGRTLPRISKIKGRTDDMIIVRGINIFPSQIEHVLLSIEGVKPQYQIVVDRGQGKLDEIEIHVEVDQKIFSDEIKKMNILEEKIRKEMASVLGIFARVKLVEPRSLARSEGKASRVIDKRKT, from the coding sequence ATGATATGGGAAGAACGGGTCGAATGCGCGGAAGCCGGTGCCTTAAAGGACCTGCAGTCCCGCAACCTGAAAGAGACGGTCAGGTATGTTAACGAGAACAGTCCTTTTTACAGAAAAAGGTTCGATGAGTTAGGGGTAAAGCCGGGTTCCATAAACGATATATCCGATATAACAAGACTTCCATTTACCACAAAAGAAGATCTTAGGGACAATTATCCCTTCGGGCTGTTTTCTGTCCCTTTAAGAAGCCTGGCGGAGATACATGTGTCTTCGGGCACCACAGGAAATCCGACCGTGGTGGGATACACAAAAGATGATCTAAAGCTTTGGTCCAAAGTGGTCGCAAGGGCTCTTTGCTGCGCGGGAGCCAACCCGGGCGATCTGATACAGGTGGCTTACGGCTACGGCCTTTTTACCGGAGGGCTTGGACTCCACTACGGCGCGCTGGAGATGGGTCTTGTGGTCATACCGGCTTCGTCAGGACAGACTAAAAGACAGCTAAAACTGATGGAGGACTTTAAGCCAAGGATCCTTGCGAGCACGCCAAGCTATGCCCTGTATATGGCAGAGGAAGCTGCAGAAATGGGGATGGATACAGGAAAAAGCTCATGGGAAATAGGGGTCTTTGGCGCAGAGCCCTGGAGCGAATCGATAAGAAAGGACCTTGAAGCCTCCTGGAAAATGACGGCCCTTGATATATACGGCCTGTCCGAGATAATCGGTCCCGGAGTAGCGCAGGAATGCTCTTATAAGGCAGGGCTTCATGTGTTCTCAGACTTGTTCTATCCCGAGGTGATAGACTCCGCAACGGGCAGGGAGGCCAAAGAAGGCGACAGCGGAGAGCTTGTGATAACGACGCTGACCAAAAAAGGCATTCCCCTGATCAGGTACAGGACAAGGGACATAGTGAGCATTGACCACAAGAAGTGCAGGTGCGGAAGGACGCTGCCGCGCATCAGCAAGATCAAGGGCAGGACAGATGACATGATAATAGTGCGGGGGATCAATATCTTTCCTTCACAGATAGAGCATGTGCTTTTGAGCATAGAAGGAGTAAAACCGCAGTACCAGATAGTGGTCGACAGGGGGCAGGGAAAGCTTGACGAAATAGAGATACATGTGGAGGTTGACCAGAAGATATTTTCTGACGAGATAAAAAAGATGAACATACTCGAGGAAAAGATACGGAAAGAGATGGCATCGGTGCTGGGGATCTTTGCCAGGGTAAAACTGGTGGAGCCGAGGTCCCTT